TACTTGAGATGGCAGTGACCCTCATTCCTGCTTTACCCTTCGCAGCTGGGCACTGAGTCAGGATCCCGGGAGCAGAAAGGATCAGGAAAGGGGGCTTGTCTGAGCATGCGCTCTgggggcttgggttcaaatcccatctccaCAACCAGCTGACCCTCAACTCTTGGGAGGGTCACTTTACCTGTCTGGGCGTCCATTTCATCACGTGACAACCGTTTACCAGATCAcctaccacccccccccaccaagagggtttattgatattatgtatttaataataaataataaataataaagcccCGGCACATCATTCAATACTGGAGCCCATCCTCACTCCACAGCTTtgccccaccaacacacacacacacacacacacacacacacacacacacacgcacacacgtacacTCCCTAAGAAAGATGGAGGAGGCTGGGCCACGTAGCGCACAGGTCCTTTATTCCCTGCACCGGCACGTACATGGGCTTACAAGCAACAGGAGCGCGAGAAGCACTGTGGGGAGCAGGGCAGATACCTATGGGGGTCCCGAGCCCCCGACTCCAGCTGTTTATGAGTAAAGGGTGGGAAACGGCAAAACATCTAGAACGAGGAAGCCAGAGGCACTGAGGAGAGGGCGTGGGGGGAGTGACAGAGCCTTGGGAGGGAGCCTGCACACGCACAGGCCACAGGcggagaggcggggaagggaggccctcCACAGGGCAGAGGGAGTCCCGGCCCACACAGACGCTTGCTTCCGGTTACACACCGTACAGTAATTAGGGACTGAGAAGAAAGGGCCAAGAGTGGGGAAAGATGACCAGGTCCCTAAAAGTCACCAAGGACTGGGGAGCCACCATTAATTTGGGGGTCAAGGGGTGAGGGGCATATAGTTAGAGGGCTGCTCAGAACTACTTCCTACACCCAGGGCCAGAGCCCTGCTCCCAGCTCAGAGCTGGGTCTGGTCGCTGGTGGGCCTCCCCATGGGCCGCTTACGCCCCCTGGGCCACCACGTGCTCCAGGCCCAGCAGCCACAGCTCTTGCACCAGCTGCAGAACAAGGGCCAGGGTTCCTTCAGCCTGTCCCAGAAGAGGGTCGAGGCTTGGGCCCTCAGGTTCTGGCCCAGGTTCATCAGGACGGAGGGTGGGCTGGTGACAGACCGGGGGTCCCCGTTTCACAGCAAGGGAAGGCGggtctggggagggtggggcttGGCCAGGCAGCGGAAGGAGGGGCCTCAGGCTGTCTGTGAGGCCTCCGCAGGCTGCTGGGAAACAGCAAAGCCTGGAAGAGAAGGAGGTGGATGTGAACTGGGGGCCTGAACACAGGCCTGGCCTGGGctgcaggcaggggctgggcctcGTCAGCTACATCAGAAAGAGACAGCCACAGTTCATAGCTTTGCAGGTTGTCCACTGCCTGGCCACAGAGGTCACCATTCAGTTTACAACCTGCACAACCTTACACGGCAACCCTGATGAGGCCACTCAGCAGTGACCAACGGGCCATCAGAGTCAGGGCAGACCAGATATAATGGTGAGGCTGCCAACCGGTTATAAACTTCACGGCTGACCCAGCAGGCCAAGATGGCACCAGGATAGGGTTAGAAGGGAGGGCGTGGGTCAGGGAAGTCGTTGTGGCATAACAGCGAAGAAAACAGGTTCGGTGACCTTGAACAAAGTACTttgctctctgaacctcagtttcctcaccaaaTGGGGAAATACCTACCTACGgggctgtgaggattaaagaaacCAATTCACATCACTAAATCATCTTTGACATCTCCGTGAGCTCCTCGAGGCAGGGCTCACGTGGCCTAGCACACGGCCTGTACTCAGCAGGTGCTGCTCCCCAGCCTTCGGGGCTTCCAGCCGGGGAGAGAAGACCCTAAACCCCTCCCCGATCGCCCTGTAGGAGACCCCAGCCCACCTTCAGACTCACCCAGGGGACTGGTCCGACGGTGGCCCTTGGGTGGAGGCCTTCGTCCCAATGGCTTGGGTGGGCCCAGAAGGCCCCTATTCCCCCCAGACCCTGGGAGGGTGGTTGGCCCtgtcctcctccagcctctgaaAGTCCTGGGTCAGCACCCCGGCCTGCTGCTCCGCCATCCCGCCCCCCACGTTTGTTCTGGCCTGTTGCTGCCACTGCTGCGGGTCGGGGAGCCTTGGGGATGGGGGAAGTGGGGGACAGGGAAAGGGGGCGGGCAGAGACAGGAAGCTGAGGCGCAGTTGGCGGGCTGCACTCCTGGCCCTGACCCCCAGCCCAGTCCCCAAGAGCAAAGAGGGTGGAGATCTGGAATCCTATGCAAATTCCATGTAAATAAGCATGGGGGGGGCATAGCTCCCCCTGAGGGGGACCTGAGGTGCCTATGCAAATGATATGCGAAGTCCATGCAAATCAGCATGCTgggcggggccgggcccgggCAAGTGAGAGCTTGAGGGGCTCACCTACCCTCACCTTTCATCGGCTTGATGATCTGCAGCTTGTCCGGCTGGCCACAGTGAGGCCCCCACGGGAGCACTCACCTTTCTGGAGCATCTTCTGCCTCAGCTGCCGCCTGTAATGGGCGTCCTGCCAGTTGGCTAGTTGCTGGAGGACGTATTTCATGTCCAGGTGTGAGGGGCCCAAGCCGCTGGCTTCCAGGGCTGAGGTCACCACGTTCATCCGCGTTTCCTCATCCAGTTCTggctccacctcctcccaggcctcGGCCTCCTCGGAcaccagctctgcctcttccGTCACTCCCTCCTCAGCTGGCACTGCCTCTTCCGTGGCCCCCGGTTCCTCCTCCCGCACCAACTCCTCCACAGGCACGAAATCCTCAGCGGACATCAGCCCCTCCTCGGCCTCGAGCCCCTGCTCCTGCTCTCGCTCCTCACTGTAGCGCAGCTCATATCTGGGCAGGGAGACAGGAAAGACTTTCCCTACCCCCCAAAGCCAGAGCCCCCCTCCCTTCACTTCCCAGGACATCTCCAGCCACTGgggctcctgctctctgccccggTCTGCACCCTGATGGTTACTGGCCACTTCTGTCCCAGCCAGGGGAGAGGGCAGCTGGGTACCAGCCTCAAGGCTTCAAACACCCAGCCTGTGCCCCTGGTAGAAAGAATAGTCACCAACACTTCATAGGCCCTGCCGTCCCCCAGTAACACCACCCTGCTGCAGGGAACAGACCCGCAGGGAATAACATCCCCTCTGTCCCCCTCCTTCATTATTTAACCTTCACAACCCATCCCACATCCAGTTGCCATAGGAACAAATCCATTTCAGTAAGGCTCAGAcaggtcaagtgacttgcccaaggacacacagccagtAAAGGGATCAAGATGGGACTGAGTCCCAGCTGTTCCCAGCTCCTAGGCCAGTGCCCACTTGCTTCTCAGGCCCTGGTCAGGTGAAGGGAAGGTTTAACGGTCCCGAACTGGAGAAGCCTCAAATCAGACGGCCACCTAGAGGGCAAGATTTGAAGGCAAAGGGGACAGCTCCTTCCCAGAACAACTCTTAGCCCAGCCAGCCCGTAAGCAGGGCGTTCTCCAGGGTTGCAGGGTCTCAGAACCAGCAGCAGGGGGTTGCCTGGCTGCGGAAAGGTGAGGGCAGGTGAAGGGGCAGCCCCTGGTCAGCTTACCCCAGGTCTGACATCTCCTCTGGAGTGACTTCATAATTCCTTCAATAGAGAAAAGCACCTTCACTGTCCTGAGGCAATAGGAAACTGAAAGTGCGAGATCCCTGGGGCCCCATCATGCAGAAGAATCCCAGGGAGAGATGATGGACCCAGAGGCGTGCACAGAGGAAAGGTGCTGAGTGgaaggggcgggaggaggggcaACACGGGGAAAGGGAGGTCAGAGCACAGGGCGGGGGCCGCGGGGCTCCCCCCAGCAGAAAGGCTGCTGCCTACCAGGTAGGCAAGAGAGTGGGACAGGCAAGGGCCTGGGACCCAGAGCCCACCTTTCCATAAAACACACAGGGTCTGAGATAATCCTCCTTATAGACATTCTGAGCTCCTCAGTCAGGGTCTCCTGGAAATTAGGAAGTGCCTCCTACAGTGGAGAGGGGGGACATTACTAGAAGATCCCCACAGAACCCCCCACCTGTACCTCCAGGCACAGATAGACACAGGGCACACAGAGGTCAAAGGCGGGCAGCCGGGGGGCCTCACCAGAGGTACAGTGTATGTGTAGTGGGTGACAGAGCCCGTGGACGCTGGGGCTTGCTGGCGGAGGGTCTTCACCTCCTCCTGGGCCTCAATCAGCATGCCCCCACACTCCGAGTACTTCTCCCGCAGGTCCTGCAGCTGGGAACCCGCCCACAGGTTCTGCTGGAACCCAGGTGCACCCAGCCCAGACGCCTTGCCCACTCTCTCCCCAGGGGGCTGGGAAGCCTGGGTGAAGAGGCAAGAGGCCCAGGCTCTAGACTCCCATAATGATATGCGGCGTCATCCCCAGACTCCACTCCACTCAGACCCCAACTGAGAAATCGCCacctgccaggccctgtgccagagCCTGAGGGTATGAAAAGGACAGACGCAACCCCTGCTGCAAGGAGCTCATCCTCTTATAGGAGAGTCAGGCGGCTGCCCAAGGGCCCCGGGTCCCCTGGGGTGGGCCAGGAGCCCAGGGAGAGCCTCACCTCGTCCTGGAGCTGCATCTGGATTTCTTTCTCCGAAGCCAGCTGCTGCTGCAACTTCTCAGTCTCAGCCCCATACTGGAAGAACCCAAGACCAGGGAATCCCCACCTCAGGCCTCCCCACTCCCGCGTGCCCCCTGCTTCCGGCAAGTCTTCCCAGGCATATCAGTGAGCCTCTGCCTGCAGCTCTTTGAAAAAGAAGTCACGTGGACTAAGGCCAAAGAAGGTGAGGGAGTCACATGGCCTGTGTCCTGGAACACCCTGTATCTCTCTTTGGGTTCGGTCCCCCACCTGGGACGAGGGCACAAGATGAGGGCTCTCTGATGTCTCCTCCAACTCTGACTCTGACACAGAGAGGGACCTTGGGTCTCAGCTCCACGGGTAGGGGCAGGGAGAAGGCGGCGTGGGTCCCAAGGGGCCATGATAGGAGAAAGGAGTCCCACACACGCCCCGACGCACCGACTGGCAGCACTGCTGCAGCTTCAGGATCTGGGCCCGCAGCTGGGAGACCTCTCTCTGCTGCTGTTCATAGTTCTCCATCCTGAGCGCCAGCACCTCCGACAGCTCGGCCAACTGCTGGCTGGCCTCCGCTGGGGAGGAGTGGGAAGAGGTCAGCTCTGGCTCCCGGGGCCCTCAGTCTCCCAGACGCCCCTGGCCGCCTGCACCCCTCAGCTCCCGCTGGGTACCCGGGGTTCCACAGGGCTTAGCATCCCTCACTCAGgtcttcttttcaataaatgtttattgactgacACGGAGCAGGGCACTGGGCAAGCAGTCAGCAAGACCTGGCCCCAGCCCACACTGAGCTCAGGACTAGTGCAGAGACTGAGgcaaaaagaaatcacaatagTGCATACTATGGACCAGTGTAAAGGGGCATCGGGGGGGTCACAGCTGCCGCACCCAGGCCAGCCTGGCAAGGTCTGAGAAGCTAGGACCTCCGCAGGGCAAATGGGGCTCACCCAGCAGGAGGGAAGACAGGGCCCAGGCAGGGTATGGAGAGGCCCAGAGGCCATCACAGGACACCAGGAGGGAGTGGCTGGGGCAGCGGGCAGGGCCCAGATGACAAGcgctggggtagggagggaggggTTTATCCTTCGGCCAATGGGGGAGTTCTTTGGGTGTTTTAGGCAGGGGAGTGACCTAGTCAAACCTGGTTTTAGAAAACTTTGGGCTGTGTGCAGAAGGGCCTGGAAGGGCAGGAATGcaggcagagagaccagttaagagGTGGCCTAGGTTAGAGgcagctggggtggggaagaggaaagagaccaGAGCCTTTCCTAGGAGGCAGAAGCAACGGAATGTGGGGACCGGCTCCTACTCCAGGGGCCTGGGACCAAGGGGGCCATTCAGGGAACCCGGGGGAAGGAAGGGCAGATTTGGAGTGAGCGGAACAGCATGAGTTCAGCTGTTGCCACCCTGAGTCTGCATCTCCCCAGCCAGGCCTGAGCTCCTCAGGGACAAACGCTGTGGCTCACTCATCCTCATAACCACACAGCCTCTGCCTGATGCACGACTCTCAActgccccaggcccagggcctggtgggggggggagccATAGGGCTGGACTCTGGCAGCTCATGGCTCCCTCCATTCCTTGctgccagccccctccctccccctcctcaaatAACAAAAGGAGACAGGCTTGGCAGATCCCCATAGCATCTGTACAGCTCTTCACAGTTTGCACAAAGCACTTCCTCAGCTGTAACCCCTGGAGAGGTCAGCAGGGCCAAGATTATTAATCCCCATTCTAAAGAtgaaggttcagagaggtcaagGAACTTGTCCAAGCTCACGCAGCTAGGAAGTATCAGAGCTGTGACTTGAACTCAACTCTCCAAACCCCCGAGTCCTGGGTTCTTCCCTCTGCTCCTTGGGACAGCCCACTATCCCAAGTTACAAGTTCACGTACAAAACTGCTCCACACAGTCCAGGATGAACATCTGCTCCTCTTCCTCAAGGTCGTCGAATTGAGAGACCTGGAGGAAcagagaggaaggggcaggggagtCAACACCCCCGTCCACGGGCACACCCTCTTCCCCCCATCCTCACCTCCTCTCGCAGCTGCTCGTTCTCCTCCTCCAGCAGCCGCAGCTGCTCCTGTAGCACCTCCAGCTGCGGGCAGTGGTGCGACTCCCACTCTGTCAGAGGGGTCCTTGGGGAAGGGAGTGATGGGAGTTGGGGTGCAGGGGCTCAGGGGACCCAGTTCCCAGCCCACCCAGTGCTTCCCCCCGACCCTGGACTGACCATAGTGGTCTCAGCCCCAGCAACCCCACTGGAAGGTACATGGTGTCCCTGTTTGAGaacaaggaaacaggctcagagcagGGGCCACCCAGGTGAAAAGGCAGGACACtcgtggggaattccctggcagttcggtggttaggactcggcgctttcactgctgtgtccccggttcagtccctggtcaggggaacggagattccacaagccacgtgacatggccaaaattaaaaaaaaaaaaggcatgacaCTCACAGCTCTGACGCTTCATAGGGATGATCATGCCTCTGatcttcttcctccccctcttcctcttcctcctcttcaacttcatcctcttcctcctcctcctcttcatcagaGTCTGAGTAAAGCTGAAGGAGGTCATCCCGCAGGCTCACCTGGTGTCTGAGATGTAAAATCTGGCGGAAAGAAGAGGAGCCCTGGGTGAGAGTGTGGGCAGGGGCAGGCGCAGATCCCAGCATAGTGGGATGGAGGCACGCCCCTCCCTGCGCCTCCCCACCCAGGTACCTCCTCCCTGGCCGAGCCCAGCATGGCTTCCAGCTTGCTGTTCTCCTCCATCAGAACACTGTTCTGTTTCACCAGGGACTGGCCAATGCGAGCTGCCGTGTTCAGGTCCCGCTCTCTCTGCAGAGGGACCCCCATTCATGGGGAATATGTTCCTGGTTTCTGGGATCTCCCAGACAGGTGGGAGAAGCTAGAGTAGCTACGCTACTAGAAGAAACCCTCTTCATCCTCTAGGTCTCCCAGGTGCCAGACAAGAGCCTGTCACGAACCCACTGTGGGACctgactcagtttcccccatGGAAAAACAGATCAGACCAGATGGTGCTAAGAGCTCTTCCAGCCTGGACATCCCACATCTACCTTCCATAAGAGGAACCTCCAGGTTGGCCCCCAAAGAGGTAGCTAGGCAGGAAGACTTGCTACGCCTACAGACATAATTAAAATGGGAGCATGGCTAAGGCTGGGGCTGACCAGGGTAGGGAAGGCAGCACACACCTCCTCTAGCAAACTTAACATCGCTTCGACATCTTCTTGGGTGATCTTCTTGACCGGAGGGGGTAGGTCAGGACACAGCACTACAAGAGAAAGCAGGCAGTGGCATCAGGAAAAAGCAGGCATACACATCCCCACACACTACTGTTTTCTGCCCTCAACAGCAAGGGTCGGCAAGGAGGGAGAAGACTGAGTTCCCTTCCTGCCCCCAATATCCTCTCCATACCCCCAGAAGTCAGCACTCCCGTCCCTGCTCCCAGGGCCAACTGgactctttgtttgtttgtttgttttctctggagGGGCCTGCGTGGGGTAAGGAGATCACAGTCCTACAGTCCCTGGAACCTAGGAGAATGGAGGCGGCTAGCGGAAGGACCACGCCGACTGACTGACTCATCACCCCTTACGCAGGGGGCAGCCTTGGCCAGCTCATTGGAGCCTCGCAGGTCATAAAAACAGACGCAGTCTCCTCACCCCGCACCTGTTGCGTGAGGAGAGGCGAGGGAGACTTCTCTAGCACTGGGGTGGGGGCCCCCTGAGCCTGTAGACCCAATCAGGAGGGCTCCAGCGACCCAGCAGAGGgtaggagggaagaggagacgcAGCATCTGTCTGAGACTCCGCCCACCCCCAAGATTGTGGCGCGCGAAGCCCGATCTTGACCCCGGCAGCCAAGAGCTTGGCAAAACCTCCCCCAGTGCCCACCCACCTGACCGTCGCTGGCGCGGAGGCCCAGCGCAGGCTCAGAGCGCACCGGGCCGCGCCCTCCTGCAGCCCCCCGCCTCTCCCGGCACTGCGGTAGCCTCGGGAGGGGGGCACAGAGAGTGCGCAGATCTGCAGCAGCAACAGGCGCGacgaggggggcgggggagcgcCCGAGCCCGGGGACCCGACCCACCGACGGAAATCAGAGAAGGGGAGACGGAGATGGGGGAGAGGGGGCCAGAGAGGCGCCGCAGACCGTGACTTCGCAAGGGTGGGCGGAGAGGTGGGACTGAGTGCCAGAGAGAACGGGGCGCCCGGACCCGACggggccccctcctccctgctgcttcccTAGTCCCACCCGCCACCCGCTCCGGGAGCCCGGGGACCCAGTTACCTTCCTCCAGCTGCCGAATGAAGGCAGCGCGCTCGGGGCCGGACACCCCAGGCCGCCGGCCGATGTAGGCAGCCGGCGTCTTCCAGATGCCCGCCGCCTTTCCAGTCCCCAGGCCAGTGGCCCGGGGACCAAAAGGCCCTTGGACTATGAAGCGAGTCCACGGCGCGTCCGAATTGGGCACCGACTGGGCATTCCGCTGGACGGCCGAGAATGCGGACGCGCGCTGGGCTCCTGCCTCTGATCCAGCCTCGGAGGTCGGGCGAGCTCCCGTGGAGGGTCCCGAGAAGGTTGCGGATCTGGATCCTGCTCGCTGTCCTGCCGCCGGTGCCTGCACAGGGGCAGGTTCAAGCCCGGCGGAGGGCTCTGGAGCGGGACTGGCTGCGGACGGAGGAGCAGGGGTGACTGCTGCCGGATCCGCGGGTCTTGGCCGGTCCCGGGCGGAATCCCGCCCAGACTCTTTTGCGCGCATCTTGAGTCCGCAGTCGGCTGCCGCACCCGGGCCTTTATAACCTGTGCCTGGATGCGCGCCCGCCGGGCCGTACCACGCGCGGGAAGGGGCGGCCGAGGAGCAACTTGTGGTGCCCGGGATGGGGTGCAGGGACGCGGGAGCGAGCTAATGGGGACGAAACAGAGCACAAAAGTaagagaagacagaggagaagaGGCAAGTGGACGTTCCAGATGGTTCCGCGGGCTTGGACTCCGAGAGCTGggcttctctcccctctccacctccGGAGAATGGTTTTGCCCAAAGCCGCTGCTTCCCCGGGATTCGGGTACAGGGACTCGGAGGTCCCTAACTGGGGGCACAGACTCGCTCAGCTCCAGCCCGAGGCTTTTCGGCTGCCTTCCCCGGATCCGACCTGTGAGTTGGGGCCTTACTGCATCTTTTCGCCGTGGGCTGGGAGATAAATCCAAACTCCAGTACGGTCTCCACGCGCTGCCCCGTCTGGCGCGTCAAGATCCTGGcgctcaccgccccccccccccccgcccgcttCCGCCGCTTGACagtcctttttcttatttcttaagtcGTCTTATTGCTTTTCCTCATTCTTTACCTCCGCCCTCATTCACTTTGCCCACCTCATACCACGCTGGCAAACACCTGTTCTTATGGGAGACCGCACTTCTGTGTCTCCGCGTAAAGACTCCTCCTCGGCCCCAGGGCATCCTTTATGTGATGGCTGCAGTGATCACACTGTGTCTGTCTCCGAGACCAGACCTGCGCCCCTTCAGCAAAGGGAGCGTGTCACAGGACAGGATACCTATGAGGGTCGCCGTAAGTCCTGAATGAACTGTGGAGCCGCAGAGGAGTCCAGTGGCCATTTCTGTGCCTTTGGACCTGAGGAATCTACAGGCCAAAAAGAGAGAGCTGCCGCATTGATTCTTTTAAAGCCTTGGGATCATTCTTCCCAATTTCCTTCTCTTCAATACCGTCAGTCACCAACTCCTGCTTCATTTACCTCCTAAACACTCCTCAAATGTGCTGCCTCCTTTTCAGCCCTTCTGTTGTTGAGGCCTCATTCTCTCTTCTAGATTTTTGTGAGTCTATCCTGCCACCCACCCGACCGTCATCCACCTGACTCCATCTCTAACCCATCCCTCTCACTCATACCCCTCTCCAAGCTAAGGGATTCCAGGAGCCCTTTTCCTACAGTCACCTCGCAACGCGGGAGCCCAGGACAGAGGCTGTGCCCAAGGTCTGTCCCTGGGACAGGCTCCTCTTGCTGACAGCGTACTTTGGGGGCCAGGTGCCCATGACACAGCCTGGAACAAGAGGCACAACCCAGGAAGGAGGATCAGAGTGCCCCATCCCCAGCCATCCTGTGGAGAAGCACTGGGATTGGAGTATTTCCTTCTGTCttggttcattcattcagatGACAAATATTTCTTGACGCCTACTATATATTACTAGGCACTATGCTATACTCTCAGGCTAGAGCAGGGAGCAGGAGAAACTAGATCCCTGCTCTCCTGCAGTTTAGAGTCTGGAAGGGGAGGCagataaacaagaaaacaagtgAAGTAATTACAGAGTGTGGGGTGTTCTCTGAAAGAAACAAACAGGGAGCTATGactgagaaaaatggaaagtgCTACTGACAGAGTTGtctgggtgggtgggagaggagaaATCATTAAGTGCATGGTATTTTGCATCTCAGCCCACACCCCCACCTTCACAGCCCATTCA
The DNA window shown above is from Hippopotamus amphibius kiboko isolate mHipAmp2 chromosome 17, mHipAmp2.hap2, whole genome shotgun sequence and carries:
- the HAP1 gene encoding huntingtin-associated protein 1 isoform X2 — its product is MPWGRGGVFTRRHRSAVSHKNRCLPAWYELAPASLHPIPGTTSCSSAAPSRAWYGPAGAHPGTGYKGPGAAADCGLKMRAKESGRDSARDRPRPADPAAVTPAPPSAASPAPEPSAGLEPAPVQAPAAGQRAGSRSATFSGPSTGARPTSEAGSEAGAQRASAFSAVQRNAQSVPNSDAPWTRFIVQGPFGPRATGLGTGKAAGIWKTPAAYIGRRPGVSGPERAAFIRQLEEVLCPDLPPPVKKITQEDVEAMLSLLEERERDLNTAARIGQSLVKQNSVLMEENSKLEAMLGSAREEILHLRHQVSLRDDLLQLYSDSDEEEEEEEDEVEEEEEEEGEEEDQRHDHPYEASELTPLTEWESHHCPQLEVLQEQLRLLEEENEQLREEVSQFDDLEEEEQMFILDCVEQFSEASQQLAELSEVLALRMENYEQQQREVSQLRAQILKLQQCCQSYGAETEKLQQQLASEKEIQMQLQDELQDLREKYSECGGMLIEAQEEVKTLRQQAPASTGSVTHYTYTVPLEALPNFQETLTEELRMSIRRIISDPVCFMERNYEVTPEEMSDLGYELRYSEEREQEQGLEAEEGLMSAEDFVPVEELVREEEPGATEEAVPAEEGVTEEAELVSEEAEAWEEVEPELDEETRMNVVTSALEASGLGPSHLDMKYVLQQLANWQDAHYRRQLRQKMLQKGFAVSQQPAEASQTA
- the HAP1 gene encoding huntingtin-associated protein 1 isoform X3 → MPWGRGGVFTRRHRSAVSHKNRCLPAWYELAPASLHPIPGTTSCSSAAPSRAWYGPAGAHPGTGYKGPGAAADCGLKMRAKESGRDSARDRPRPADPAAVTPAPPSAASPAPEPSAGLEPAPVQAPAAGQRAGSRSATFSGPSTGARPTSEAGSEAGAQRASAFSAVQRNAQSVPNSDAPWTRFIVQGPFGPRATGLGTGKAAGIWKTPAAYIGRRPGVSGPERAAFIRQLEEVLCPDLPPPVKKITQEDVEAMLSLLEERERDLNTAARIGQSLVKQNSVLMEENSKLEAMLGSAREEILHLRHQVSLRDDLLQLYSDSDEEEEEEEDEVEEEEEEEGEEEDQRHDHPYEASELTPLTEWESHHCPQLEVLQEQLRLLEEENEQLREEVSQFDDLEEEEQMFILDCVEQFSEASQQLAELSEVLALRMENYEQQQREVSQLRAQILKLQQCCQSYGAETEKLQQQLASEKEIQMQLQDEEALPNFQETLTEELRMSIRRIISDPVCFMERNYEVTPEEMSDLGYELRYSEEREQEQGLEAEEGLMSAEDFVPVEELVREEEPGATEEAVPAEEGVTEEAELVSEEAEAWEEVEPELDEETRMNVVTSALEASGLGPSHLDMKYVLQQLANWQDAHYRRQLRQKMLQKGECSRGGLTVASRTSCRSSSR
- the HAP1 gene encoding huntingtin-associated protein 1 isoform X1 encodes the protein MPWGRGGVFTRRHRSAVSHKNRCLPAWYELAPASLHPIPGTTSCSSAAPSRAWYGPAGAHPGTGYKGPGAAADCGLKMRAKESGRDSARDRPRPADPAAVTPAPPSAASPAPEPSAGLEPAPVQAPAAGQRAGSRSATFSGPSTGARPTSEAGSEAGAQRASAFSAVQRNAQSVPNSDAPWTRFIVQGPFGPRATGLGTGKAAGIWKTPAAYIGRRPGVSGPERAAFIRQLEEVLCPDLPPPVKKITQEDVEAMLSLLEERERDLNTAARIGQSLVKQNSVLMEENSKLEAMLGSAREEILHLRHQVSLRDDLLQLYSDSDEEEEEEEDEVEEEEEEEGEEEDQRHDHPYEASELTPLTEWESHHCPQLEVLQEQLRLLEEENEQLREEVSQFDDLEEEEQMFILDCVEQFSEASQQLAELSEVLALRMENYEQQQREVSQLRAQILKLQQCCQSYGAETEKLQQQLASEKEIQMQLQDELQDLREKYSECGGMLIEAQEEVKTLRQQAPASTGSVTHYTYTVPLEALPNFQETLTEELRMSIRRIISDPVCFMERNYEVTPEEMSDLGYELRYSEEREQEQGLEAEEGLMSAEDFVPVEELVREEEPGATEEAVPAEEGVTEEAELVSEEAEAWEEVEPELDEETRMNVVTSALEASGLGPSHLDMKYVLQQLANWQDAHYRRQLRQKMLQKGECSRGGLTVASRTSCRSSSR